The DNA region ACATCTGGGCCGTTCGCAATTTTTCAAGAAACAAAGTCGCGAAGAAGGCTTAGATTTAGTTGAACAATTAGACGAAGCTGTGGTGTACATGTCAAAGCGAAAAATTGGTGCTTTAATCACCATTGAGATGGAGACGGGACTAGAAGAATATATTGAAACTGGGATTAAAATGGATGCACAAATTACTAGTGCACTCTTAATTAATACATTTATTCCTAATACCCCGCTACATGACGGGGCGGTCATCATTAAAGACGACCGGATTGCTGTTGCGGCAGCGTATTTACCTTTGTCTGATAATCCAACGATTCCAAAAGAGCTCGGAACTAGGCACCGAGCGGGTGTCGGTATTTCAGAAGTTACGGATTCTTTGACCATCATTGTTTCAGAGGAAACGGGTGGCATTACTATCACGCGCAATGCAGAATTGATGCAAGATTTAACGCATGATGACTTCTTAAAATACTTGACGGTTCATCTTGTGTCGACGGAGAATAAGGGGTCATGGTTTGACCGATTATTATTCTCAACTTGGTTTAAGCGAAAGGAGCGGTAAGCATGTTTAAAAAAATCGATAAAATTATCTACATTGTTTTTTCATTCATCTTAGCCCTTCTTTTGGCTTTTTACGTTGATAGTACAGTACCAAGTAAGACATCAAAGGTGCAAAATGATACAAGTGGAACAACCAAAAATTTGTTAGGTATTGGCTTGCAAAAGACCGAAACAATGACCATGCCAATTCAATTGAGTGGTATTGATACGAATGAGTACATTGTGATTGGTGTGCCTGAAACAATGGGCATTAAATTAACCGGTCCGACCGCGATGGTGACGACAACAATGAATACGAAAAATTTTCAAATCTATGCCAATTTGAAAGGTTTATCGGATGGTGAGCACTATATCACCTTGAAGGTAAGTGGGTTGAATAAGGATTTAACCTACAAATTAGATCAGACCAAACTTAAAGTTTCGATTTATAAGCGGGCGACGAAAAACTTCACGGTGACACCAACCTTTAATAAAGAAGCGGTTGCTGAAGGCTATGAAGCTGGTGATGCTACATCAAGTGTCACTAGTGCCCAAGTCATTGGGTCTCGAAATGCAGTGGTGCTCGTTGATCGGGTGGTGGCTAATGTGCAATTAAACCGAGATACAAAGGATTCTGTGACTAAAAAGGTCACTTTGCAGGCGTTAGATATCAATGGTAATGCGGTGGACGTAACGATTTCACCAGCTGAAGCAACGGTCAAAATTCCAATCAAAGCTGGTAATGGCAGCAAACAAGTCCCATTAAAAATTAGTACGAAGAATGGTGACGCAAGTAAATTCACCGTTACTGCTAACATCAATGAAGTGACAGTTGCAGGTAAGATGGACGCATTGGAAAAACTCAAGTCAGTTTCTGTCACAGCAGATTTGTCAAATGTGACGGCCGTCACTGAAGAAACTGTCACAATTGCTAGTCCTGATGGTGCATCGACGATTACACCTGGTACAGTAGTGATAACAATTACCCCAAAGAATCCCAGTTGATATAATTCGCATTGATTTGCCGGCCTTTATTACATGATTATTTGGCAAATATGAGATTATTTTGATACAATCTTATTGAAATGGCATGAAAGGAATTTGGGTTCACATTTAAGGAGAAAATGAGATGGTTGATTTACATTATTTTGGTACCGATGGTGTTCGTGGTATCGCAAATCAAGAACTGACACCAGAATTGGCGTTCCGAATTGGACGAACAGCTGGTGCTGTTTTGACACAGCATGCCGAGGGACGTCAACCTCGTGTGTTAGTTGGACGTGATACGCGAATATCTGGCGAAATGTTAGAAAGCGCGCTGATTGCTGGGTTACTCTCAATTGGCATAGAAGTGATGAAATTGGGGGTTATCTCAACCCCTGGAGTTGCCTATTTGGTTCGAGCTGATCAAGCGGATGCCGGCGCACAAATTACTGCATCACACAATCCGGCTGAAGATAATGGGATTAAATTATTTGGGGCTGATGGTTTCAAATTATCTGATGAGATTGAAGCAGAAATTGAAAACCTCTTAGATGCAACAGAAGACACATTACCGAGGCCGGCAGCAGAGGGACTAGGCACAGTAGCCGAATTTCCAGTTGGTGCCGCTAAGTATCTCGCGTTTCT from Weissella diestrammenae includes:
- the cdaA gene encoding diadenylate cyclase CdaA, producing MNFASVLSNISVVRIIDVILVWYLIYRLMMLMRGTKAFTLIRGVAIVIVVKLVSVSIGLTTISWLTDQIINWGAIMLVIVFQPEIRRGLEHLGRSQFFKKQSREEGLDLVEQLDEAVVYMSKRKIGALITIEMETGLEEYIETGIKMDAQITSALLINTFIPNTPLHDGAVIIKDDRIAVAAAYLPLSDNPTIPKELGTRHRAGVGISEVTDSLTIIVSEETGGITITRNAELMQDLTHDDFLKYLTVHLVSTENKGSWFDRLLFSTWFKRKER
- a CDS encoding YbbR-like domain-containing protein; the protein is MFKKIDKIIYIVFSFILALLLAFYVDSTVPSKTSKVQNDTSGTTKNLLGIGLQKTETMTMPIQLSGIDTNEYIVIGVPETMGIKLTGPTAMVTTTMNTKNFQIYANLKGLSDGEHYITLKVSGLNKDLTYKLDQTKLKVSIYKRATKNFTVTPTFNKEAVAEGYEAGDATSSVTSAQVIGSRNAVVLVDRVVANVQLNRDTKDSVTKKVTLQALDINGNAVDVTISPAEATVKIPIKAGNGSKQVPLKISTKNGDASKFTVTANINEVTVAGKMDALEKLKSVSVTADLSNVTAVTEETVTIASPDGASTITPGTVVITITPKNPS